The genomic region CGGACGGCAACACGGGCACGTTCGCCTCGTCCCTCGTCTCCTCCCCGGCGCTCGAGGTCGTCGCGCGGGAGCTGGGCTTCGGCTACCACGAGACGCTCACGGGCTTCAAGTGGATCAGCCGCGTACCCGACCTGATCTACGGCTACGAGGAGGCGCTCGGCTACCTGGTCGCGCCCTGGATCACGAGCGACAAGGACGGCATCTCCGCGGCCGTCGCCGTGCTGCACGGCGTGATGCTGCTGAAGTCGCGCGGACAGACCATCGACGACTACGACCGCGAGTTCGCCGAGCGCTTCGGCTCGTTCGCGAGCGACCAGATCTCGGTGCGCGTCACCGACCTCGCCGTCATCCCGCGCATCATGGCGAAGCTCCGGCAGTCCCCGCCCGCCTCGATCGGATCACGTCACGTCGAGCGCATGGACGATCTCGCCGAGGGCACGGCCGACCTGCCGCCGAGCGACGTGCTCCGGTTCCACCTGGGCGACGGCGCCCGGCTCATCGTGCGGCCCAGCGGCACCGAGCCGAAGATCAAGGTCTACCTCGATGCGCAGAGCACCGAGGGCACCGTGGCCGAGCGCCGCGACGCCGCGCGCGCGATCGTCGCCGACCTGGCGCAGGCCGTGCCGCTGCTGCTCGAGGTCTAGCCGCTCCGGAGCCGCGGGCCGTCACCGGCCTGCGGCTCTTCTCGCGCGCTCACTGGTAGTGGCGCTATCAGTGCGCTAGCCTCCCGCCATGCGCATCACCGAGCTGGCCGAGGCCACGGGCGTGGCCCCCGCCACCGTCAAGTACTACGTCCGCGAGGGCCTGCTCCCCGCGGGCACGCGCGTGAGCGACAACCGCACCGACTACGACGACGAGCACGCGCGCCGCGTCCGCCTGGTCCGCGCCCTCATCGACGTGGGACGGCTGCCCGTCGCGCGCGCCCGCGAGGTGCTCGCGGTGCTCGACGACGACGCCCGCTGCGTGCAGGACGTCTTCGCGGTGGCGCAGGACGCGCTGACGCCGGGGCCGCCGGACGCGGATCCGCCGCCCGCCGACGCGCTCGCCCGCGTCGACGCCGCCGCTGCCGACGCCGGCTGGTGCGTGATCGAGGGACACGCCGGCCGCGCGCAGGCCGCCCGCGCCGTCGACGCGTTCGCCCGCTCGGGCCACCCGATGGACGACGGCTACCTCGCGCGCTACGCGGAGGCCGCGGCGATCCAGGCCGACGCCGACCTCGCCGCGGTGCGGGCGCGCCCCGACCGCACCGCCATGGCGGAGCTCATGGTGGTCGGCACCGTGCTGGGGGACCAGCTGGCGGCGGGGCTGCGCCGGATCGCGCAGGCCACGGTGTCCTCGCCCGCGTGGGACACGACGGGCGGCGGGTCGTGATCCGGCGCGCGTACGGCTGGCACCGGCCGCTCATGGCGGTGGCCGCGCTCATGGCCGTGGTCGCGGCGGCGTGCCTCGTGGGCGGCCTGGTCGACCATCGCGTCGTGACGGGCGCCCCGATCTGGGACAAGCCCGCCAAGTTCTCGCTGTCGATCCTCGTCTACGCCGTCTCGTGGGCGTGGCTCATCGCGCACCTCCCCCGCTCCCGGCGGCCCGCGCACGTCCTCGGGACGGTGGTCGCGGTCGCGCTGGTCGTGGAGCAGGCGGTCATCGTGGGCGCGGCGGCCGCCGGGACGACGAGCCACTTCAACATCTCCAGCCCGCTCGCGACGGCGCTGTGGGCCGTGATGGCCGGGTCGATCACCGTGCTGTACGTTTGCACGTTCGTCACGAGCCTGGCCGTGCTGCGGCTCCGGCTGCCCGACCCGGCGCTCACGCTCGGGATCCGCGCGGGCGCGCTCATCGCGCTCGTCGGCATCGGGCTCGCCTACCTCATGACCTCGCCGACCGCGGCCCAGCTCGCCGACTTCCACGGCGTGGCCGGCGCGCACACGGTGGGCGCGGACGACGGCGGTCCCGGGCTCCCCGTGCTCGGCTGGAGCACGACGGCGGGCGACCTGCGGATCCCGCACTTCGTCGGCATGCACGCGCTGCAGGTGCTGCCGGTCGTCGCCCTCCTCCTCGGCGCGGCCGGGCCCCGGATCCCCGCGCTCGCGCCCGACCGGGTGCGCGTGCGGCTGACGGCGATCGCGGCGGTCGCGTACCTGGCGGTCATCGCCATCGTCACGGTGCAGGCGCTCCGCGGCGAGCCCGTCACGGCGCCCTCCCCCGGGATCGCGGCGGCGACCGCCGCGGTGGCCGTGGTCGCGCTCGTGGCGGCCGTCGCGGTGGTGCTGCGCGGCGGCCCGCGCCCGACGGCTGCCCATGACGTGGGTCGGCCCGACGAGGCGCCGACCCCGGGGACGAGCGCCGCGGACGCTCAGCCGAACGCGGCGTCGAGCTTGGCCGAGATCTCCTCGAGGTCGAAGTAGTTCTCGATCACGACGACGTCGGCGTACGTGGGCCCGATGCGGTCCACGAGCTCCGGCGACGTGAGGATCACCTGCGCGTCCTCGCCGAGGGAGGCGACGCTCGCGAGGTCGGCCGCGGTCACGTCCGCCTGGATGCCGAGTCGCGCGAGCGCGCGCTCGGCGTTGACCTTGAGGATGCCGGACGTGCCGATGCCCACGCCGCAGATCGCGACGACCTTCATGCGCTCTCCTCGCCGGCCATGATGCGCCGGACCTCGTCGACGGTGGTGGCGGCGCGCAGCCGCGGGATGGCGGTCGCGTCGTTGAAGATGTTGGCCATGTCGGCGACCGAGGACACGTGCCGGTCGACCGTCGTGACCGCGAGGCCGACGATGACGTCGACGGGGTCGTTGTGCGCGTGCCCGAACGCGACCGGCTCCGTGAGGGTGACGACCGCGAGGCCGTCCGCGAGCGTCTCGGGCCCGGGCCGGGCGTGCGCGAGCGCGAGCCCCGGGGCGATGACGACGTAGGCGCCGAACTCCTCGACCACGCGGATCATGGCGTCCCCGTACTCCGGGGTGGCCGCGCCCGAGCGGACGAGCGCGTCGCCCACGAGGCGCACGGCGGCGCGCCAGTCGGCGGCCTCGGCACCGAGGTTCACGGCGTCGTCCGGGAGCGGTGGGAGCACGGGGTGCGGCCTCTCTGTCGGGGCGGGCGGGACGAGCGGGACGGAGGGCCTCGGGGCCCCGCGCTACAGGCGGGCGAACCCGTCGGAGATGATGTCGGCGAGCGCCTCGCGCTCCTCCAGCGGCAGGAACGCCGCGGCGGCCGCGTTGAGCTGGAACATCTCGTGGTCGTCGAGGTCGTAGGCGAACGCGTCCGTGAGGAGCGCCAGCTCCCGGCTGATGCTCGTGCCGCTCATGAGGCGGTTGTCGGTGTTGACCGTGACGGCGAAGCCGAGCTGGTAGAGCAGGTCGAAGGGATGGTCGACCATCGCGTCGCCCCACGCCGCGATGGCGCCGGTCTGCAGGTTCGACGACGGGCTGAGCTCGAGGGGGATGCCGCGGTCCTTGATCCACTGCGCGAGCGTGCCGAGGGTGACGAAGACGTCCTCGCCCTCCTCGCTGTCGATCTCGATGTCCTCGGCGATGCGCACGCCGTGGCCGAGGCGGAGGGCCCGGCCGTCGAGCAGCGCGCCGCGGATGGACTCGAGGCCGTCGGCCTCCCCCGCGTGGACCGTGCGGGGCATCCACTCGCGCGCCAGGAGGTCGAACGCGCCCTGCATGCGGGACGGCGGGAAGCCGGCCTCGGGCCCGGCGATGTCGAAGCCGACGACGCCGCGGTCGCGGTGGCGGATGGCGAGCTCGGCGATCTCGGTGCCGCGGTCGAGGTGGCGCATGGCGCTGACGAGCTGGCCGACGCGGATGGATCCGCCTGCCTCCTCGACGCCGCGCACGGCCTCCTCGATGCCGGACTGCACGGCCTCGACCGCCTGGTCGAGCGACAGCCCGCGGGTGAGGTGCTGCTCCGGCGCCCAGCGGATCTCGCCGTAGACGACGCCGTCCTCCGCCAGGTCCTCGACGAACTCGCGGGCGACGCGCGCCAGGTGCTCCTCGGTCTGCATGACGGCGATGGTGACGTCGAAGGTCTTCAGGTACTCGACGAGCGATCCGGAGTCGGCGCTGGTGCGGAACCACTCGCCGAGCGCCTCGGCGCCCGCGGCGGGCAGCTCGAGCCCGATCTCGTCGGCGATCTCGACGATCGTCCCGGGGCGGAGGCCGCCGTCGAGGTGGTCGTGCAGGGAGACCTTGGGGAGGTCGCGGTACGACCCTCCGCCGGGCAGCGTGGAGTCCTCGGGAGCGATCGTCATGGGACGAATCTACTAGCCTCGACG from Clavibacter michiganensis subsp. insidiosus harbors:
- a CDS encoding MerR family transcriptional regulator, with protein sequence MRITELAEATGVAPATVKYYVREGLLPAGTRVSDNRTDYDDEHARRVRLVRALIDVGRLPVARAREVLAVLDDDARCVQDVFAVAQDALTPGPPDADPPPADALARVDAAAADAGWCVIEGHAGRAQAARAVDAFARSGHPMDDGYLARYAEAAAIQADADLAAVRARPDRTAMAELMVVGTVLGDQLAAGLRRIAQATVSSPAWDTTGGGS
- a CDS encoding PTS sugar transporter subunit IIB is translated as MKVVAICGVGIGTSGILKVNAERALARLGIQADVTAADLASVASLGEDAQVILTSPELVDRIGPTYADVVVIENYFDLEEISAKLDAAFG
- a CDS encoding PTS sugar transporter subunit IIA; this encodes MLPPLPDDAVNLGAEAADWRAAVRLVGDALVRSGAATPEYGDAMIRVVEEFGAYVVIAPGLALAHARPGPETLADGLAVVTLTEPVAFGHAHNDPVDVIVGLAVTTVDRHVSSVADMANIFNDATAIPRLRAATTVDEVRRIMAGEESA
- a CDS encoding adenosine deaminase; translation: MTIAPEDSTLPGGGSYRDLPKVSLHDHLDGGLRPGTIVEIADEIGLELPAAGAEALGEWFRTSADSGSLVEYLKTFDVTIAVMQTEEHLARVAREFVEDLAEDGVVYGEIRWAPEQHLTRGLSLDQAVEAVQSGIEEAVRGVEEAGGSIRVGQLVSAMRHLDRGTEIAELAIRHRDRGVVGFDIAGPEAGFPPSRMQGAFDLLAREWMPRTVHAGEADGLESIRGALLDGRALRLGHGVRIAEDIEIDSEEGEDVFVTLGTLAQWIKDRGIPLELSPSSNLQTGAIAAWGDAMVDHPFDLLYQLGFAVTVNTDNRLMSGTSISRELALLTDAFAYDLDDHEMFQLNAAAAAFLPLEEREALADIISDGFARL